The Brasilonema sennae CENA114 genome includes a region encoding these proteins:
- a CDS encoding type II toxin-antitoxin system HicB family antitoxin: MFQYKGYTGELEIDIESGMLSGRVIDIKDVVSFKGKTVEETRQAFEESVDDYLEFCAELGEEPDKPFSGKLPFRTSPEHHRKIFIASRKVGKSINAWMDETLVKAAEEIIHA; this comes from the coding sequence ATGTTTCAATATAAGGGATATACAGGTGAACTTGAAATTGATATAGAAAGTGGAATGCTTTCTGGACGAGTGATTGATATTAAAGACGTTGTGTCTTTTAAAGGAAAAACTGTGGAAGAAACTCGTCAAGCATTTGAGGAATCTGTAGATGATTACTTAGAATTTTGCGCGGAATTAGGAGAAGAACCAGATAAGCCTTTCTCAGGTAAACTTCCTTTTCGCACATCTCCTGAGCATCACAGAAAAATTTTTATAGCTTCTAGAAAGGTTGGAAAGAGTATTAATGCATGGATGGATGAAACATTAGTCAAAGCGGCCGAAGAAATCATTCACGCTTGA
- the rfaE1 gene encoding D-glycero-beta-D-manno-heptose-7-phosphate kinase, giving the protein MSLDPDFAILLRASADRLFFLLEKFASARVLVIGDLTLDEFLTGQVERISREAPVLILRHETTKQVPGGGANAIYNFAQLGAKVLAVGLLGKDEQGKALRSLLEAAGINTDGVFVDSSRPTVTKTRISGHSRQSVTQQIVRLDRKSDDLPDLDLQVQISQYIKEQINSVDAVVCSDYGDGTLTQPVISAALSASRTIVDAQKHLERYRRGTLFTPNLPEAEFAVGYAITDEPTLTQAGQDLLALTQAQHILITRGEQGMSMFNREGSAFHIPAFNRTKVFDVTGAGDTVVAALTLGLTVGASAWEAAVLGNLAASIVVRRFGTTTTTPEEMRVALQRLLEEG; this is encoded by the coding sequence ATGTCTTTAGACCCTGATTTTGCCATCTTACTGCGTGCTTCGGCTGACCGCTTGTTCTTTTTATTGGAAAAATTCGCTTCTGCACGGGTGCTGGTTATCGGAGATTTGACTTTAGACGAGTTTCTCACAGGTCAAGTGGAAAGAATTTCTCGGGAAGCACCAGTGTTGATCCTGCGCCATGAAACCACCAAGCAAGTGCCAGGAGGTGGGGCAAATGCGATTTATAATTTTGCCCAACTGGGAGCAAAAGTTTTGGCAGTAGGGCTATTGGGCAAAGATGAACAAGGAAAGGCGCTACGTAGTCTTCTGGAAGCTGCGGGAATCAATACTGATGGCGTTTTTGTTGACTCCAGTCGCCCAACAGTAACCAAAACGCGGATTTCTGGTCATTCTCGTCAATCGGTGACACAGCAGATTGTTCGCTTAGACCGAAAGTCGGATGATTTGCCAGACTTAGATTTACAAGTTCAGATATCTCAATATATTAAAGAACAAATTAATTCCGTAGATGCTGTTGTCTGTTCTGACTACGGGGATGGAACTCTAACTCAGCCTGTGATTTCAGCAGCGCTGTCTGCTTCTCGAACTATTGTGGATGCTCAAAAACATCTGGAACGGTATCGTAGAGGTACATTGTTTACTCCAAATTTGCCGGAGGCAGAATTTGCTGTTGGTTATGCAATTACTGATGAACCAACTTTGACTCAAGCAGGACAAGATTTGCTGGCGTTGACGCAGGCGCAACATATACTGATTACCCGTGGTGAGCAAGGGATGAGTATGTTTAACCGCGAGGGTAGCGCATTTCACATTCCAGCTTTTAATCGGACGAAGGTGTTTGATGTCACTGGTGCTGGAGATACTGTAGTGGCGGCGTTAACTTTAGGTTTAACCGTTGGGGCGTCGGCTTGGGAAGCTGCAGTTTTAGGTAATTTGGCAGCTAGTATTGTGGTGCGACGGTTTGGCACCACAACGACAACTCCTGAAGAAATGAGGGTGGCGTTGCAACGGTTGTTGGAGGAAGGTTAA
- a CDS encoding glutamate-5-semialdehyde dehydrogenase, with protein MTISVENSSNIIAAAKKTRLAALKLAVLSTEARNQAIEAIAQALESAKDEILQANVADCERATTDGIAKPLYKRLQLDEYKLRDAIAGVRDVGKLNDPVGEVQIHRELDQGLILKRVTCPLGVLGVIFEARPEAAIQIVTLAIKSGNGVILKGGKEATRSCEAIVKAIKQGLSQTAVHPDAVQLLTTREEILELLKLDKYVDLIIPRGSNSFVRFVQENTRIPVLGHADGICHLYIDKAADLEKAIAITVDAKTNYPAACNAIETLLVHASIAAKFLPKIAEVLGKLNVELRGDERTREIVPKIATATEEDWETEYSDLILSIQVVDSLEDAIAHINNYGSKHTDAIVTEDAEAAQTFLALVNAAGVYHNCSTRFADGFRYGFGAEVGISTQQMPPRGPVGLEGLVTYKYQMIGNGHIVATYTGANAKPFTFKDLV; from the coding sequence ATGACTATTTCTGTTGAGAATTCATCAAATATCATTGCAGCGGCTAAAAAAACAAGACTTGCTGCACTCAAGCTAGCTGTTCTCTCAACTGAGGCGAGAAATCAAGCTATTGAGGCGATCGCTCAAGCTTTAGAATCTGCCAAAGATGAAATTTTACAAGCAAATGTTGCTGATTGTGAAAGAGCGACTACAGATGGAATTGCTAAGCCTCTTTATAAGCGTTTGCAGTTAGATGAGTATAAGTTAAGAGATGCGATCGCTGGTGTAAGAGATGTTGGCAAACTCAATGATCCAGTTGGGGAAGTGCAGATTCACCGTGAACTGGATCAAGGCTTAATCTTGAAGCGAGTCACTTGTCCTTTGGGTGTGTTGGGTGTCATTTTTGAAGCACGTCCGGAAGCAGCAATTCAAATCGTGACTCTTGCTATCAAGTCGGGAAATGGTGTGATTCTTAAAGGTGGGAAAGAAGCGACTCGTTCTTGTGAAGCAATTGTCAAGGCGATTAAACAAGGACTTTCTCAAACTGCTGTTCATCCAGATGCCGTGCAGTTGTTAACAACAAGAGAAGAAATTTTGGAACTTCTAAAATTAGATAAATATGTGGATTTAATTATTCCTAGAGGTTCTAATTCTTTTGTGAGATTTGTGCAGGAAAATACTCGTATACCTGTATTAGGTCATGCTGACGGAATTTGTCATCTATATATAGATAAAGCTGCAGATTTAGAAAAAGCGATCGCAATTACAGTTGATGCCAAAACAAACTATCCTGCAGCTTGTAATGCGATTGAAACTTTGCTAGTTCATGCGAGTATTGCTGCAAAGTTTTTACCAAAAATTGCTGAGGTTTTGGGAAAACTCAATGTGGAATTGAGAGGGGATGAACGTACTCGCGAAATTGTGCCAAAGATTGCAACCGCAACAGAAGAAGACTGGGAGACAGAATACTCTGATTTGATTTTGTCGATTCAAGTTGTGGATTCGTTGGAGGATGCGATCGCCCACATTAACAACTATGGTTCCAAGCACACTGATGCTATTGTGACTGAAGATGCAGAGGCTGCCCAAACTTTCTTGGCACTGGTGAATGCAGCCGGAGTTTACCACAACTGTTCTACCCGATTTGCTGATGGCTTCCGCTATGGTTTCGGTGCAGAAGTCGGGATTAGTACTCAACAAATGCCTCCTCGTGGTCCTGTTGGTTTAGAAGGTTTGGTAACATACAAATATCAGATGATTGGCAATGGTCATATTGTGGCTACTTACACAGGTGCAAATGCCAAGCCCTTTACTTTTAAAGATTTGGTATGA
- a CDS encoding metal-binding protein gives MPSGRTHDRITLWALPFVTGVAFWLTNSGNLTLLVTGGFLFGGLMFGPDLDIYSRQFQRWGFLRFIWLPYQKSLRHRSLLSHGPIIGTTLRVVYLGCLGAIVAIFTLLIVEKLWNMQFNWQMTGETVKFTLAHYSMEFLALFVGLEVGAMSHYLSDWGGSAYKRFQKQGVRGLLPRAKMKKRKVTSRGNRSKVKPKNSRRTKS, from the coding sequence ATGCCCTCTGGTCGGACTCATGATCGCATTACTCTCTGGGCTTTGCCGTTTGTGACTGGTGTTGCTTTTTGGCTAACCAACAGCGGTAACTTGACTTTGTTGGTTACTGGCGGGTTTCTGTTCGGAGGGCTGATGTTCGGTCCTGACTTGGATATTTACTCTCGCCAGTTCCAACGCTGGGGTTTTTTACGCTTTATTTGGTTACCTTATCAAAAAAGTTTACGCCATCGTTCTTTGTTATCTCACGGACCAATTATCGGTACAACGCTGCGTGTCGTTTATCTGGGCTGTTTGGGAGCAATAGTGGCAATTTTCACTTTGTTGATTGTCGAAAAGCTGTGGAATATGCAGTTCAATTGGCAGATGACAGGGGAAACTGTAAAATTCACGCTCGCTCACTACAGTATGGAATTTCTTGCTTTATTTGTCGGGCTGGAAGTTGGTGCGATGAGCCATTATCTTAGTGACTGGGGAGGTTCAGCTTATAAGCGTTTTCAAAAGCAGGGAGTTCGCGGATTGCTGCCGCGTGCGAAAATGAAGAAACGTAAAGTGACGAGTCGTGGTAATAGGAGTAAAGTCAAACCAAAAAATAGCCGCCGCACAAAGTCATAA
- a CDS encoding CHAT domain-containing protein → MKIYTSEEEYINLLEQVLEVTADSRGNPQVVYPLLENNRDKLDDVLEKTLRRWATNRLREAQADVAKSIAGDIVNFSNLIQQFPLGDKASNMEIAITGYEVALTVHTQQAFPEDWATTQNNLGLAYSNRIRGERAQNLEQAIAAYQDALSVYTFEAFPYEWARTQNNLANAYSQRIRGEQAQNLEQAITAYQQSLNVYTFDAFPYEWATTQNNLAIAYSYTIIGEGAQNLEQAITAYQDALKVYTFDAFPQNHAGSLFGLGIAYQNTNDFTLAYNTFKSAIATVESLREEIVSSEESKRKQAEEWNKLYSRMVEVCLELDKITEAIEYVERSKTRYLVEQILIRDRKTIFPADVVTQLERYRDEIATGQDQIQNGKAENPKVLAQRLQQLRQQRNELQNRYLPVGYGFKFDSFQARFDECTAMIEWFILDEKILAFIIKPTGEVTVWQSQPEDLQALIDWVNQYLQNYGQKDQWQNSLGEELKKLASILHIDGILTQIPNHCDKLILIPHRFLHLFPLHALPVNQHSENSRCLVDLFPRGVSYAPSCQILQQVQKRDRPNFQSLFAIQNPTEDLNYTDLEVQVIQSYFNTSNVLKKTAATLTAINNSDLNTYHCAHFSCHGYFNLTNPGKSALILANASVADALPKLNAESYLSLGLGKTYDLEECLTLDKIFGLKLEKCRLVTLSACETGLIDFNNISDEYIGLPSGFLLAGSPSVVSSLWKVNDLSTSFLMIKFYENLFKLDNLEAGNVAIALKQAQTWLRNLTIEELKRFKEEHKPEIKKVLAQLRKGQRKIVKESWKRIKERQPLPFANPYYWAGFTASGR, encoded by the coding sequence ATGAAAATTTATACTTCAGAAGAAGAATATATAAATTTATTAGAGCAAGTGCTGGAAGTAACAGCAGATAGTAGAGGTAACCCGCAGGTAGTTTACCCCTTGCTGGAAAATAATAGAGACAAACTCGACGATGTGTTAGAAAAAACATTGCGTCGTTGGGCGACGAATAGACTGAGGGAAGCCCAAGCAGATGTGGCGAAATCCATCGCTGGAGATATAGTAAATTTTAGCAATCTAATTCAGCAATTCCCTTTGGGTGACAAAGCCAGCAACATGGAAATTGCCATCACTGGCTATGAAGTCGCGCTGACAGTCCACACCCAGCAAGCTTTCCCCGAAGATTGGGCAACGACGCAAAATAATCTTGGTCTTGCTTACAGTAACAGAATAAGAGGGGAGCGGGCACAGAATTTAGAGCAGGCGATCGCAGCTTACCAAGATGCTCTGTCAGTTTATACTTTTGAGGCTTTTCCCTATGAATGGGCAAGGACGCAAAATAATCTCGCTAATGCTTATAGTCAAAGAATAAGAGGGGAGCAGGCACAGAATTTAGAGCAGGCGATCACAGCTTACCAACAATCTCTAAATGTTTATACTTTTGACGCTTTTCCCTATGAATGGGCAACGACGCAAAATAATCTCGCTATTGCTTACAGTTACACAATTATAGGTGAGGGGGCACAGAATTTAGAACAGGCGATCACAGCTTACCAAGATGCTCTAAAAGTTTATACTTTTGACGCTTTTCCCCAAAACCATGCAGGATCTTTGTTCGGACTGGGAATTGCTTACCAAAACACAAACGATTTTACCTTAGCTTACAATACCTTTAAATCTGCCATTGCCACAGTAGAATCTTTACGGGAGGAAATCGTTTCTTCTGAGGAAAGTAAACGCAAGCAAGCAGAAGAATGGAACAAACTTTATAGCCGCATGGTAGAAGTTTGCTTGGAATTAGATAAGATTACCGAAGCAATTGAATATGTTGAGCGTAGCAAAACCCGCTATTTAGTTGAACAGATTCTCATCCGTGACCGGAAAACAATCTTTCCCGCAGATGTTGTTACTCAACTAGAAAGATACAGGGATGAAATAGCTACAGGACAAGATCAAATCCAAAATGGCAAAGCTGAAAATCCAAAAGTCCTAGCACAACGTCTCCAACAGTTGCGACAGCAGCGTAATGAATTGCAAAACCGCTACTTACCCGTTGGTTATGGTTTCAAATTTGACTCATTCCAGGCTCGTTTCGATGAGTGTACAGCCATGATCGAGTGGTTTATTCTCGATGAAAAAATTCTAGCGTTTATTATCAAACCTACAGGAGAGGTGACTGTTTGGCAATCCCAACCAGAAGACCTGCAAGCCTTGATTGATTGGGTAAATCAATATTTGCAGAACTACGGGCAAAAAGACCAGTGGCAGAATAGCTTAGGGGAAGAACTCAAAAAATTAGCTTCCATTCTGCACATTGATGGAATATTAACCCAGATACCAAACCACTGCGATAAACTCATCCTAATTCCCCATAGATTCTTGCATTTATTCCCCCTTCATGCACTCCCTGTAAATCAACATTCTGAAAATTCACGTTGTCTTGTGGATTTATTTCCTCGTGGTGTAAGTTATGCACCTAGTTGTCAAATACTGCAACAGGTACAAAAGCGCGATCGCCCCAATTTTCAATCCCTGTTTGCGATTCAAAACCCAACGGAAGACCTGAATTACACCGATTTAGAAGTACAAGTTATTCAAAGCTACTTTAATACTTCCAACGTTCTGAAAAAAACAGCAGCGACACTCACAGCAATTAATAATTCTGACTTAAATACTTACCACTGCGCCCACTTTAGCTGTCACGGGTATTTTAACTTAACAAATCCCGGTAAATCAGCCCTAATTTTGGCAAATGCATCCGTCGCTGACGCACTTCCCAAACTGAATGCAGAAAGTTATCTGAGTTTAGGATTGGGTAAAACTTATGATTTAGAGGAATGCCTTACCTTAGATAAAATCTTCGGTCTCAAATTAGAAAAATGTCGCCTCGTCACCCTTTCCGCGTGCGAAACTGGATTGATTGATTTTAACAATATCAGTGACGAGTACATTGGTTTACCTAGCGGTTTTCTGTTAGCAGGTAGTCCTAGTGTTGTCAGTTCTCTGTGGAAAGTGAATGACCTTTCTACCAGCTTTTTAATGATTAAATTCTATGAAAACTTATTCAAACTTGATAACCTGGAAGCAGGAAATGTTGCCATAGCCCTTAAGCAAGCTCAAACATGGCTGCGAAATCTGACTATTGAGGAATTAAAGAGATTTAAAGAGGAACACAAACCTGAAATTAAAAAAGTCCTTGCTCAACTAAGAAAAGGACAACGAAAAATAGTTAAGGAATCTTGGAAACGAATCAAGGAACGTCAACCCCTACCTTTTGCAAATCCCTACTACTGGGCTGGTTTTACAGCTTCTGGACGTTAA
- a CDS encoding bestrophin family protein has product MVWEKLHWFQIALRVRGSVFPVILPRILLFSGFGVVISIIHSYAFSLPEQVGDITTNVAFNLVLGLLLVFRTNTAYERYWEGRKTWGGIVVNSLNLARNIQLSILEKELIDKEKKVACLRLLSAFAIATKLHLRQLPERKELKLFLTESQDLQLKDVQNPPLKIAVWIGEYLKQQQINDCLSMEELVFMNSLLNNMVESLIGSERILKTPMPLIYAIYLKRLLLMYFLVLPLHLVSTLEWWTVPSVALISFTLLGIEEIGNQLEDPFGFDLYDLPLDDICQTLIKNIEDLMDESENTLICQTESFLPS; this is encoded by the coding sequence ATGGTTTGGGAAAAATTACATTGGTTTCAAATTGCTTTACGAGTGCGAGGCTCAGTCTTTCCTGTTATATTACCTCGCATTCTTTTATTTAGTGGATTTGGAGTGGTTATATCCATAATCCACTCTTACGCGTTTTCTCTACCAGAGCAAGTTGGAGATATTACAACCAATGTCGCTTTTAATCTTGTGTTAGGGTTATTGCTAGTTTTTCGTACTAACACTGCCTACGAACGTTATTGGGAAGGTCGAAAAACTTGGGGTGGGATAGTCGTTAATTCTCTAAATTTAGCCAGGAATATTCAGCTATCAATTTTAGAAAAGGAACTTATAGACAAAGAGAAAAAAGTTGCCTGTCTACGGTTATTAAGTGCTTTTGCAATTGCGACTAAATTGCATTTACGCCAGTTACCAGAAAGAAAGGAACTGAAACTTTTTCTGACAGAATCGCAAGATTTACAATTAAAGGATGTGCAAAATCCTCCCTTGAAGATTGCTGTTTGGATTGGAGAATATCTCAAACAGCAACAAATTAACGATTGCTTGAGCATGGAAGAATTGGTGTTTATGAATAGTTTATTGAACAACATGGTAGAGTCATTAATAGGGAGTGAGCGTATTTTAAAAACACCAATGCCCTTAATTTATGCTATTTATTTGAAGCGATTATTATTGATGTACTTTCTTGTATTACCTTTGCATTTAGTTAGTACTTTAGAGTGGTGGACTGTGCCGAGTGTAGCGTTAATAAGTTTTACTTTACTTGGAATCGAAGAGATAGGTAATCAATTAGAAGATCCTTTCGGGTTCGATTTATATGATTTGCCCTTAGATGATATTTGTCAGACGTTAATTAAAAATATAGAAGATTTGATGGATGAGAGTGAAAATACTTTGATTTGTCAGACAGAATCATTTTTGCCAAGTTGA
- the mazG gene encoding nucleoside triphosphate pyrophosphohydrolase, with the protein METNQTETNAETLVALQKLIDVVAKLRSPDGGCPWDLEQTPQTLTPYVIEEAYEVVDAIKSGDQDAIAEELGDLLLQVVLQAQIASEYEQFSLKEVAEGISQKLIRRHPHVFGDVSVESVDDVRRNWEEIKAAEKGEAFADTQKLSYKLSRYTKKLPPLMATMKISQKAAAVGFEWENIDGVWDKFNEELTEFKQALAEETPERQQAELGDLMFSLLQVARWCNLDPEAALQGTNQRFIQRLQKMEVFAERPLTDYSLEELETLWQKAKVQLAQEE; encoded by the coding sequence ATGGAAACTAATCAAACCGAGACGAACGCTGAGACTTTGGTGGCGTTGCAAAAATTAATTGATGTGGTGGCAAAGTTACGTTCTCCTGATGGGGGTTGTCCGTGGGATTTGGAGCAAACTCCTCAAACGCTGACACCATACGTGATAGAAGAAGCTTACGAAGTTGTAGATGCGATTAAGAGTGGGGATCAAGATGCGATCGCGGAAGAATTAGGTGATTTACTCTTACAAGTTGTGCTGCAAGCACAAATCGCCAGCGAATATGAACAATTTTCTTTGAAGGAAGTCGCCGAAGGGATTTCACAAAAGTTGATTCGCCGTCATCCTCATGTTTTTGGTGATGTGTCGGTGGAAAGTGTTGATGATGTGCGGCGAAATTGGGAAGAAATTAAAGCTGCGGAGAAAGGAGAAGCTTTTGCTGATACTCAAAAACTGAGTTATAAACTCAGTCGTTATACAAAAAAGCTTCCGCCGTTGATGGCGACGATGAAGATTTCGCAAAAGGCGGCTGCTGTTGGATTTGAATGGGAAAATATTGATGGGGTGTGGGACAAGTTTAATGAGGAATTGACGGAATTTAAGCAGGCGTTAGCTGAGGAAACACCAGAACGACAACAAGCTGAGTTGGGTGATTTGATGTTTTCTCTTCTGCAGGTTGCTCGTTGGTGTAATCTTGATCCGGAAGCTGCTTTGCAGGGAACAAATCAGCGGTTTATTCAGCGTTTGCAAAAAATGGAGGTGTTTGCTGAGCGTCCTCTTACTGATTATAGTTTAGAGGAATTAGAAACGTTGTGGCAAAAGGCGAAAGTCCAACTTGCGCAGGAAGAGTAA
- a CDS encoding PAS domain S-box protein — MKDEEKTIEELIEELSALRQKLSQLEQVAVQQQQAQEELQQQRECSRRQVQKEQALNRVIQSIRNSLELERIFSTAAYEITQLVSADRVEIVQYIPEQQLWLNVGDYRRTPDLPSALGVEIPDADNEVAAQLKRLEVVIIEDASTCSDQVNRSLAETYRGAWLLVPVHFGSTIWGSVSLIRNNHSLSWQQEEVELTCAVADQLAIAIHQSTLLLQLQTELSEPKKAIIALQESEERFRTMADIAPVMIWMVGTDKLCNYFNRVWLEFTGRTLEQELGYGWAELLHPDDLQLCLEIYTTAFDARRSFTMEHRFRRFDGEYRWFLNTGTPRFHSDGSFAGYIGSSIDITEQKQMLEALQDSEARLRLTLDAAHMVIWDWNILTNNIVYDNSMLPLCGLSLGLNEHTFEAFLDAVYFEDRDRVVAAITDAIENKKEHEVEFRFVSLDRALRWIGDKGQVYYDQTGKPVRMVGVGIDITQRKEAEHKIREQAAWLDVATDAIIVRNLENKIVFWNKSAERLYGWKAKDVLGKNANDILYKKISSQLKEALSQVNLTGEWYGELSQIRKDGKELIVETRWTLVRDEHGNPKSILSVKTDITEKKRLQTQFLRAQRLESLGTLASGIAHDLNNTLAPMLMSAQLLRMRISDERNQQLLQTLETNAQRGAAMVKQVLSFARGVEGKRTILQIKHLISEIEQFAKQTFPKSIEFCTDIAPNLWTISGDATQLHQVLMNLVINARDAMPKGGVLSIYGENFFVDENYARMNLDATVGPHIVITVKDTGMGMLPEVLDRIFEPFFTTKEVGKGSGLGLSTVLGIIKSHNGFISVSSKIGKGTQFKVFLKAVLENQTFSEESFELPMGNGELILVVDDEAEIREITKITLENYNYKILTACDGIEALALYAQNPENIKVVFVDMMMPDMDGLTTIRALLRINPCIKIMAASGLTDNNKLIENLDVEIFLSKPYNVKQLLQALHQILN, encoded by the coding sequence ATGAAAGACGAGGAAAAGACAATAGAGGAGTTGATTGAAGAGTTAAGTGCACTGCGCCAAAAGCTTTCTCAATTAGAACAAGTAGCAGTTCAACAACAGCAGGCTCAAGAAGAGCTGCAACAACAACGCGAATGTTCTCGACGCCAAGTTCAAAAAGAGCAAGCTCTGAATCGAGTGATTCAAAGTATTCGTAATTCTCTGGAGTTAGAAAGAATTTTTTCCACAGCGGCTTATGAGATTACTCAGCTTGTGAGCGCTGATCGAGTTGAAATTGTGCAATACATACCTGAACAGCAACTATGGCTGAATGTTGGTGATTATCGTCGAACTCCAGATTTACCAAGTGCTTTGGGGGTGGAAATTCCCGATGCTGATAATGAAGTTGCCGCCCAACTCAAGCGATTAGAAGTTGTTATAATTGAGGATGCCAGTACTTGTTCAGATCAAGTCAACCGCAGCTTGGCCGAAACTTATCGGGGAGCATGGTTGCTGGTACCGGTGCACTTTGGCTCTACTATTTGGGGTAGTGTTAGCCTAATCAGAAATAATCACTCTTTATCTTGGCAGCAGGAAGAAGTGGAATTAACTTGTGCTGTGGCTGATCAATTGGCGATCGCCATTCACCAATCCACCCTCTTATTACAGCTACAAACCGAACTGAGCGAACCTAAAAAGGCGATTATAGCGCTTCAAGAAAGCGAAGAACGATTTCGCACGATGGCAGACATAGCCCCTGTGATGATATGGATGGTTGGCACTGACAAGCTTTGTAATTATTTTAATAGGGTTTGGTTGGAATTTACTGGACGCACACTGGAACAAGAACTAGGTTACGGTTGGGCAGAACTTCTCCATCCCGACGATTTACAACTTTGCTTAGAGATTTACACAACCGCATTTGATGCTCGCCGAAGCTTCACTATGGAACATCGCTTCAGGCGTTTTGATGGTGAGTATCGTTGGTTCTTAAATACAGGTACCCCAAGGTTTCATTCAGACGGTAGTTTTGCTGGTTACATTGGTTCCAGCATCGATATCACAGAGCAAAAGCAGATGCTTGAAGCATTGCAAGACAGCGAAGCACGATTGAGGTTAACTCTAGACGCAGCTCACATGGTGATTTGGGACTGGAACATTTTGACCAATAATATTGTGTATGATAACTCAATGCTACCCCTGTGTGGTCTTTCGTTAGGTTTAAATGAGCATACATTTGAAGCTTTTCTCGATGCTGTTTATTTTGAAGATCGCGATCGCGTCGTTGCTGCCATAACAGATGCTATTGAAAATAAGAAAGAGCATGAAGTTGAATTTCGATTCGTATCACTTGATCGTGCGTTGCGTTGGATAGGAGATAAAGGGCAAGTCTACTATGATCAAACTGGGAAACCAGTACGTATGGTTGGTGTAGGAATAGACATCACTCAGCGTAAAGAAGCGGAACACAAAATCCGCGAACAAGCGGCTTGGCTTGATGTTGCGACAGATGCCATTATAGTCAGAAATTTAGAAAACAAAATAGTCTTTTGGAACAAAAGTGCTGAACGACTTTACGGTTGGAAAGCAAAAGATGTTTTGGGTAAAAATGCTAATGATATTTTGTATAAAAAAATTTCGTCCCAACTAAAAGAGGCTTTGTCTCAAGTTAACTTGACAGGCGAGTGGTATGGTGAATTGAGCCAGATCCGAAAAGATGGCAAGGAACTCATTGTTGAAACTCGCTGGACACTCGTGCGTGATGAACACGGAAACCCAAAATCAATTTTGAGCGTAAAAACTGACATTACAGAAAAGAAAAGACTTCAGACACAGTTTCTTCGTGCTCAACGACTGGAAAGTCTCGGTACGCTTGCGAGCGGTATTGCTCACGATCTTAATAATACACTAGCTCCCATGCTGATGTCCGCTCAGCTTTTGCGCATGAGAATTTCCGATGAGCGGAACCAGCAGCTCCTCCAGACATTAGAAACGAACGCTCAACGTGGTGCAGCTATGGTTAAGCAAGTGCTATCGTTTGCACGCGGTGTCGAAGGTAAGCGCACAATTTTACAAATCAAGCATTTGATATCGGAAATTGAGCAGTTTGCTAAGCAGACATTTCCTAAATCTATAGAATTTTGTACTGATATCGCACCAAATCTTTGGACTATTTCTGGAGATGCAACACAACTGCATCAGGTACTGATGAATCTAGTTATTAACGCTCGCGATGCGATGCCAAAAGGTGGAGTTTTGAGTATTTATGGCGAAAATTTCTTTGTTGACGAAAACTATGCCCGCATGAATCTTGATGCAACTGTTGGACCTCACATTGTCATTACCGTTAAGGATACTGGAATGGGTATGCTTCCAGAAGTCTTGGATAGAATTTTTGAGCCTTTCTTTACAACTAAAGAGGTTGGAAAAGGTTCAGGATTAGGTCTTTCAACAGTACTTGGTATTATAAAAAGCCATAACGGTTTTATCAGTGTTTCTAGCAAAATTGGTAAAGGAACACAATTTAAAGTCTTCTTAAAAGCAGTTTTAGAAAACCAAACGTTCTCAGAAGAGTCTTTTGAATTGCCTATGGGAAATGGAGAATTGATTTTGGTAGTTGATGATGAAGCTGAAATTCGAGAGATTACCAAAATCACGCTGGAGAACTACAACTATAAAATTTTAACCGCTTGTGATGGCATTGAAGCACTTGCATTATATGCTCAAAATCCAGAAAACATTAAAGTCGTATTTGTAGATATGATGATGCCAGATATGGATGGTTTAACCACCATTCGTGCTTTACTAAGAATAAATCCATGCATCAAAATTATGGCTGCAAGTGGACTTACAGACAATAATAAATTGATAGAGAACCTTGATGTTGAAATATTTTTGTCTAAGCCTTACAATGTAAAACAATTGTTACAAGCATTGCACCAAATCTTAAACTAA